TGGAATTATAACCGGAATAGTTGCTATAATTACATTACTAAATGTTTTAGATTATTATTTTAATGAAGTCTAATAACGATAATTTCTTTGAACGTGTTTACGAAATCGTTCGCCAAATTCCCGAAGGAAAAGTAACTTCTTATGGAGCAATAGCTAAAGCACTTGGCGCAACCAGGTCAGCAAGAATGGTCGGTTGGGCAATGAACGCAAGTCATAATATTGAAGATGTTCCTGCTCATCGTGTAGTCAATAGAAAAGGGTTGCTAACTGGTAAGCATCATTTTGATGGAACAAATTTGATGCAGCAATTACTCGAAAACGAAGGAATAAAAGTAATTGACAATCAAATTATCGATTTTGAAAAACATTTTTGGGAGCCAAAAGTTGACTCCTAATTCATTTTAAATCTGACTATCCATCAATAAACATTTTCAATTCATTAACTATTGTTTCACAACATTTCGTATTATCTTTGCA
The window above is part of the Flavobacterium sp. PMTSA4 genome. Proteins encoded here:
- a CDS encoding MGMT family protein, producing MKSNNDNFFERVYEIVRQIPEGKVTSYGAIAKALGATRSARMVGWAMNASHNIEDVPAHRVVNRKGLLTGKHHFDGTNLMQQLLENEGIKVIDNQIIDFEKHFWEPKVDS